GTGATTTCCTGCGGACAGGGGCAACGAATGGCAAAATATAAAAAGTCGTATCTGTATACATTTCAAAGACTTCGGTTCGCTTCCTTCCCCGGAGCCTGGAAAAGTTTTAAAATCCAGGGAAAAGGAAAACAAATCATATCTCAAATCAGGTCTAATAGGAACTATGTGACAATTCAGGTGAGAATTAAATTGTGATTTTCCCCTGAAGGGTAACACAAGCATGGAACAGATGTTTGTGTGAATTTCACAGGAATTTTACTTGTCAAAGATCCGGGCAGTTCTGTCAGGACAGTATCGTTAAGCTCTTTAGCGATAAGCTGAGTGTTTTCAAACGCCAGAAGAATCGAATCGGACCGTGGATAAACTGTCGCCAGCCAAATTTGCAGCGCAGATAAGATGTTGTGCCAATGATCTGCAGGATCATGGGGTGGACCGCCTGGGTCCGCTGTACGATTTGACATCGGAGCGTCTGCTGCGTTATGCGGTGACAGTGACCAGAAACACTCCCGATGCGGAGGATGCGATTCAGGCCACCATGGTGCGGATAGCCATGCGACCCAAAATTCTGGCGACCGCTCAGCAGCCGTGGGCCTACCTGTTACGGGTGGCCCGGAACGAAGCCCTGCGGATTCTGCAGAAGCGGAAGCCGCTGCAGATCTTCGCCCAGTGCAGACAGCTCTGGTCGCGAGATGAAGAAATCGTGGAAGAGAATGATCAGGCCCAGGTGATTCGGCAGGCATTAAAGCGGCTGCCGACGAACCAGTCTGAAGTGGTGGTGCTGAAGATCTGGGAGGATATGACGTTTGCGGAGATTGCCAGTGTGCTGGATGAATCGCCGAACACCGTGGCCAGTCGTTACCGTTATGCGCTCCAGAAATTAGATAATTACCTGCGTCCCGTGGCGCGTGAGGATATCAATGTTTGAATTTGAAGATCACCATTTTCTCGAAGAGCAGATACTCAAGGCCGGCCAGGGGGCGGTCCCCGCGCACAGCGATCATCGCCAGCGGGTACTGGC
This Gimesia chilikensis DNA region includes the following protein-coding sequences:
- a CDS encoding RNA polymerase sigma factor produces the protein MDKLSPAKFAAQIRCCANDLQDHGVDRLGPLYDLTSERLLRYAVTVTRNTPDAEDAIQATMVRIAMRPKILATAQQPWAYLLRVARNEALRILQKRKPLQIFAQCRQLWSRDEEIVEENDQAQVIRQALKRLPTNQSEVVVLKIWEDMTFAEIASVLDESPNTVASRYRYALQKLDNYLRPVAREDINV